A region of Phycisphaerae bacterium DNA encodes the following proteins:
- a CDS encoding helix-turn-helix domain-containing protein has product MEYRIPDHLIHKFVNAEYVAAMLHRNVKTIRRWANEGLIPSIRLNSRVRLFHPESVLESLRRREYMSAIPRPKYDTQARPSVTLCQL; this is encoded by the coding sequence ATGGAGTATCGGATCCCGGATCATCTGATTCACAAGTTCGTCAACGCCGAGTATGTCGCGGCTATGCTCCACCGGAACGTCAAGACGATCCGGCGTTGGGCGAACGAGGGTCTCATCCCTTCCATCCGGTTGAACAGCCGAGTCCGACTGTTCCACCCCGAAAGCGTGCTGGAGTCGCTGCGGCGGCGCGAATACATGTCGGCGATACCACGCCCAAAATACGACACTCAAGCGAGGCCGTCCGTCACGCTGTGCCAGCTTTAG
- a CDS encoding tyrosine-type recombinase/integrase, with protein sequence METASDITTPASPTSLAVVTPADQHPVAVYLARLGEGSRRTMKQALDTMAALVSGGRADAFSLPWSQLGYQHVQALRAALAERYAPANVNKMLAALRGVLKESWKLGQMSAEAYHRVADVQTVRGSRLPVGRMLTHGEVAALVAACQGDPTATGRRDAALLAVLFSGGLRRAEVVALKVDSYKPETGELRVSGKGRKERLVYLTNGAAKAVEAWLAVRGAEAGPLFYPTLKGGQIVREHGLSPQSVLDILRKLASKAGVGDFSPHDLRRTFVSGLLDAGADLVAVQALAGHASPTTTARYDRRGERAKQDAASRLHFPFAG encoded by the coding sequence ATGGAAACCGCGTCCGATATAACGACACCCGCTTCCCCGACTTCGCTGGCCGTCGTCACTCCGGCAGACCAGCACCCGGTCGCGGTGTACCTCGCCCGGCTTGGGGAGGGTTCGCGACGAACCATGAAGCAGGCCCTCGACACCATGGCTGCTCTGGTCTCCGGTGGCCGGGCCGACGCCTTCTCCCTGCCATGGTCGCAACTTGGCTATCAGCATGTGCAGGCCCTCCGGGCGGCGTTGGCCGAACGGTACGCCCCGGCGAACGTCAACAAGATGCTGGCCGCTCTCCGGGGCGTGTTGAAGGAGTCATGGAAACTCGGCCAGATGAGCGCCGAAGCGTACCACCGGGTCGCCGACGTACAGACCGTCCGGGGTTCTCGGCTGCCCGTGGGCCGGATGCTGACCCACGGCGAAGTCGCCGCCCTCGTTGCCGCGTGCCAAGGTGATCCCACTGCGACCGGCCGACGCGACGCGGCCCTGTTGGCCGTCTTGTTCAGCGGCGGGCTACGCCGGGCGGAGGTAGTCGCCCTGAAGGTGGACAGCTACAAACCCGAGACCGGCGAACTGCGGGTTTCCGGTAAGGGTCGGAAGGAACGGCTCGTCTACCTCACAAACGGAGCCGCAAAGGCGGTCGAAGCGTGGCTGGCCGTTCGGGGTGCCGAAGCAGGACCGTTGTTCTATCCCACCCTTAAGGGCGGACAGATCGTCCGGGAGCATGGCCTTTCGCCTCAGAGCGTCCTCGACATCCTCCGCAAGCTGGCAAGCAAGGCCGGAGTCGGAGACTTTAGCCCGCACGACCTGCGACGCACCTTCGTGAGCGGCCTCCTCGACGCCGGGGCCGATCTGGTGGCCGTACAGGCTCTCGCCGGGCATGCCAGCCCCACGACGACTGCACGTTACGACCGTCGAGGCGAACGGGCCAAGCAGGACGCGGCGTCTCGGCTGCACTTCCCGTTTGCGGGGTAA
- a CDS encoding Fic family protein, whose protein sequence is MRSFQHDHIRHQRVAHELVSTIRQIGTFQGKQDLYAQQSPEMLETLRQVAIIQSTESSNRIEGVTVPADRFKELMAKKVRPKDRPEQEVAGYRAVLDMIHGRHADMKLSPKLILQMHGDMFRLVQGGGGKFKTKDNRIVEHLPDGRTRLRFQPVSAVGTPKHVQELCHLYQHETDEGRIDPLLLIPSFVLDFLCIHPFADGNGRMARLLTLLLLYQAGFHVGRYISLERIIERTKESYYETLYKSSQDWHDGEHDLTPWWSYWAGTVLAAYREFSERVGTFTTARGAKGELVAQAIERLPARFRITQIEELCPGVSRETVRKVLNRLKVSRKIKCVRRGPDAEWEKKD, encoded by the coding sequence ATGCGATCCTTTCAACACGACCATATCCGCCATCAACGCGTCGCGCACGAATTGGTATCCACGATCCGCCAGATCGGCACCTTTCAGGGTAAGCAAGACCTGTATGCCCAGCAGAGTCCCGAGATGCTGGAGACGCTGCGGCAGGTGGCGATCATTCAATCGACCGAAAGCTCGAACCGGATCGAGGGCGTGACCGTCCCTGCGGATCGGTTCAAGGAACTGATGGCCAAGAAAGTCCGGCCCAAGGATCGTCCCGAGCAGGAGGTGGCTGGTTACCGCGCCGTGCTGGACATGATCCACGGTCGCCACGCCGACATGAAACTCTCGCCCAAGCTGATCCTCCAGATGCACGGCGACATGTTTCGGCTGGTGCAAGGCGGTGGCGGCAAGTTCAAGACCAAGGACAACCGCATCGTCGAGCATCTCCCCGATGGCCGGACGCGATTACGTTTTCAGCCGGTGTCGGCGGTCGGCACGCCAAAGCATGTACAGGAACTCTGCCACCTTTATCAACACGAAACCGATGAAGGCCGGATCGACCCTCTGCTGCTGATCCCGTCATTCGTCCTCGACTTCCTGTGCATCCACCCCTTCGCCGACGGCAACGGGCGGATGGCCCGGCTCCTGACGCTGCTTCTGCTGTATCAGGCCGGGTTCCATGTCGGGCGATACATCAGCCTCGAACGGATCATCGAGCGGACCAAGGAGAGCTACTACGAGACGTTGTACAAGTCGTCGCAGGATTGGCACGACGGCGAACACGACCTGACGCCGTGGTGGAGCTACTGGGCCGGGACGGTGCTGGCGGCATACCGCGAATTCTCCGAGCGGGTGGGCACCTTCACGACGGCACGCGGGGCCAAAGGTGAACTGGTGGCCCAAGCCATCGAACGGCTGCCCGCCCGGTTCCGGATCACACAGATTGAGGAACTGTGTCCCGGCGTCAGCCGCGAGACCGTGCGGAAGGTGCTGAACCGACTGAAGGTGTCAAGGAAGATCAAGTGCGTGCGGCGCGGCCCGGATGCCGAATGGGAGAAGAAGGACTGA